A stretch of Rhinopithecus roxellana isolate Shanxi Qingling chromosome 12, ASM756505v1, whole genome shotgun sequence DNA encodes these proteins:
- the LOC104680971 gene encoding ret finger protein-like 4A encodes MAEHFKQIIRCPVCLKDLEEPVQLKCGYVCCLQCLNSLQKEPDGEGLLCRLCSVVSQKNDIKPKYKLRALVSIIKELEPKLKSILTMNPKMRKFQVDMTLDVDTVNNYLIISEDLRRVRCGNFRQNRKEQAERFDSALCVLGVPRFTSGRHYWEVDVGTSKVWDVGVCKESVNRQGNIVLSSELGFWTVGCRKGKVFAASTMPLTPLWVSPQLRRVGIFLDVGMRSISFYNVSDGCHIYTFNKIPVSEPLRPFFSHKLETQDDPSFLSICPVIHPDSASAPIYSGESK; translated from the exons ATGGCTGAACACTTCAAACAAATCATTAGATGTCCTGTCTGTTTAAAAGATCTTGAAGAACCCGTGCAACTGAAATGTGGATATGTCTGCTGCCTCCAATGCCTCAATTCACTCCAGAAGGAGCCCGATGGGGAAGGTTTACTGTGCCGCCTCTGCTCTGTGGTGTCTCAGAAGAATGACATCAAACCCAAGTACAAGCTGAGGGCGCTGGTTTCCATCATCAAGGAACTAGAGCCCAAGCTGAAATCTATTCTAACAATGAACCCAAAGATGAGGAAGTTTCAAG TGGATATGACCTTGGATGTGGACACAGTCAACAACTATCTCATCATTTCTGAAGACCTGAGGCGTGTCCGGTGTGGGAATTTCAGACAGAACAGGAAGGAGCAAGCTGAGAGGTTCGACTCCGCACTGTGCGTCCTGGGCGTCCCTCGCTTCACTTCCGGCCGCCATTACTGGGAGGTGGACGTGGGCACCAGCAAAGTGTGGGATGTGGGCGTGTGCAAGGAATCTGTGAATCGACAGGGGAACATTGTACTTTCTTCAGAACTCGGCTTCTGGACTGTGGGTTGCAGAAAAGGAAAGGTCTTTGCCGCCAGCACTATGCCTTTGACTCCTCTCTGGGTGAGTCCCCAATTGCGCAGAGTGGGGATTTTTCTGGATGTAGGTATGAGGTCCATTTCCTTTTACAATGTTAGTGATGGGTGCCATATTTACACATTCAACAAAATTCCTGTTAGCGAGCCACTGCgtccatttttttctcataaacttGAAACTCAAGATGATCcgagcttcctgagtatctgtcCTGTGATCCACCCAGACAGTGCCAGTGCCCCAATTTATTCTGGGGAaagtaaataa
- the LOC104680970 gene encoding ret finger protein-like 4A, translating into MAEHFKAASSCPICLDYLENPMHLICGYICCLRCTNSLRTGPDGKGVLCPFCPVVSQKNDIRPAAQLGALVSKIKELEPKLRAALQMNPRMRKFQVDMTLDVDTANNYLIISEDLRRVRCGNFRQNRKEQAERFDSALCVLGVPRFTSGRHYWEVDVGTSKVWDVGVCKESVNRQGNVVLSSELGFWTVGLREGQIYFASTKPLTGLWVSPGLHRVGIYLDITMRVISFYNVGDGSHIFTFTKISATEPLRPCFAHADTSRDDHGYLSVCVINNGIASSPIYPGQGNYTLEHRKHPQ; encoded by the exons ATGGCTGAACACTTTAAAGCAGCAAGCAGTTGTCCTATCTGCCTGGATTATCTTGAAAACCCCATGCACCTGATATGTGGATACATCTGTTGCCTCCGATGCACGAACTCACTGCGGACGGGGCCCGATGGGAAGGGGGTGCTGTGCCCTTTCTGCCCGGTGGTCTCTCAGAAGAACGACATCCGGCCCGCTGCCCAGCTGGGGGCGCTggtgtccaagatcaaggaactAGAGCCCAAGCTGAGAGCTGCTCTGCAGATGAATCCAAGGATGAGGAAGTTCCAAG TGGATATGACCTTGGATGTGGACACAGCCAACAACTATCTCATCATTTCTGAAGACCTGAGGCGTGTCCGGTGTGGGAATTTCAGACAGAACAGGAAGGAGCAAGCTGAGAGGTTCGACTCCGCACTGTGCGTCCTGGGCGTCCCTCGCTTCACTTCCGGCCGCCATTACTGGGAGGTGGACGTGGGCACCAGCAAAGTGTGGGATGTGGGCGTGTGCAAGGAATCTGTGAATCGACAGGGAAACGTTGTACTCTCTTCAGAACTCGGCTTCTGGACTGTGGGTTTGAGAGAAGGACAGATCTACTTTGCCAGCACTAAGCCTCTGACGGGCCTCTGGGTGAGCCCTGGTCTACACAGAGTGGGGATTTACCTGGATATAACAATGAGGGTCATTTCCTTCTATAATGTTGGTGATGGGTCCCATATCTTCACATTCACTAAAATTTCTGCTACCGAGCCACTACGTCCATGTTTTGCTCATGCAGATACAAGTCGTGATGATCACGGATACTTGAGTGTGTGTGTAATTAATAATGGCATTGCCAGTTCCCCAATTTATCCTGGGCAAGGCAACTACACACTTGAACACAGAAAACATCCACAGTAA